A part of Vulpes lagopus strain Blue_001 chromosome 4, ASM1834538v1, whole genome shotgun sequence genomic DNA contains:
- the LYSMD3 gene encoding lysM and putative peptidoglycan-binding domain-containing protein 3, with protein sequence MAGRHQNRSFPLPGVHSSGQVHAFGNCTDSDVLEEDAEVYELRSRGKEKIRRSTSRDRLDDIIVLTKDIQEGDTLNAIALQYCCTVADIKRVNNLISDQDFFALRSIKIPVKKFSSLTETLYPPKGRQASRPSSVQYVPEQQEILPPNDSLSSSESADNFLKEVDRDIEQIVKCTDTKKENLNEVVSALTAQQIRFEPDNKNIQRKDPYYGADWGIGWWTAVVIMLIVGIITPVFYLLYYEILAKVDVSHHSTMDSSHLHSGVTPPSQQREMENGIGPTKGIPFGQHDHKLYSQDSQSPAAQHKT encoded by the exons ATGGCAGGGAGACATCAGAACCGTAGTTTTCCTCTTCCAGGAGTTCATTCAAGTGGTCAAGTACATGCATTTGGAAATTGTACAGACAGTGATGTGTTGGAGGAGGATGCTGAAGTATATGAGCTTCGatccagaggaaaagagaaaatccgAAGAAGTACATCAAGAGATAGACTTGATGACATTATAGTATTAACAAAAGATATACAGGAAGGAGATACTTTAAATGCAATAGCCCTTCAGTACTGTTGTACG gtagCAGATATCAAGAGGGTTAACAATCTCATCAGCGATCAAGACTTTTTTGCCCTTAggtctatcaaaattccagttaAAAAATTTAGTTCATTGACTGAAACACTTTATCCTCCAAAAGGAAGACAGGCTTCACGTCCTTCATCTGTTCAATATGTTCCGGAACAACAGGAAATTTTGCCACCTAatgattctctttcttccagtgAGTCAgctgataactttttaaaagaagtagaCCGAGACATAGAACAAATAGTAAAATGTACAGAcaccaaaaaagagaatcttaatgAGGTGGTATCTGCTTTAACAGCACAACAGATACGTTTTGAACCTGATAACAAAAACATTCAACGTAAGGATCCTTATTATGGAGCGGACTGGGGAATAGGGTGGTGGACAGCTGTAGTGATAATGTTGATAGTAGGTATAATAACGCCagtattttatttactgtattatGAAATTTTAGCTAAAGTGGATGTTAGTCACCATTCAACAATGGATTCTTCACATTTGCATTCAGGAGTGACACCTCCATCAcaacaaagagaaatggaaaatggaattgGTCCAACTAAAGGAATACCCTTTGGCCAACATGATCATAAACTATATAGTCAAGATTCTCAATCACCTGCTGCTCAACACAAGACATAG